The Danio aesculapii chromosome 22, fDanAes4.1, whole genome shotgun sequence genomic sequence AAAATGCCGCAGCCCAAAATAAAGGCACCCTGGACCCCATTCTTAGCTTCTCATCCATTGGAGGTGGTTGCGATGGATTTCACCACACTGGAGCCTGCATCAGATGAGCGAGAGAATGTCTTGGTGGTGACCGATGTATTCACTAAGTTCAGCCAGGCATTCCCTACTCGTGATCAGAAGGCAGATACAACAGCCAAGATCATACTTAAAGAATGGTTCCTCAAGTATGGTGTTCCCCAGCGTCTCCATTCAGACCAAGGGAGGAACTTTGAGAGTGCTGTTGTTGCAGAGCTCTGTAAGCTATATGGGGTAAGGAAGTCTCACACTACACCACATCACCCACAGGGAAATGCACAGTGTGAAAGGTTCAACCGAACCTTGCATGATCTTTTACGCTCCCTACCGCCTGACAAAAAACGAAGGTGGCCCGAGTACCTACCTGAGCTAGTGTACGCCTATAATGTCACTCCTCATTCCTCCACTGGGTTCTCCCCTCTTTGGTACACAACCGCATTTACCAGTGGATGCTTTGTTGGGTCAGGAACCCATGAGTGAGAAGGAACCAGCCTGGTTGTCAGTCCATAAAGAGCGACTCCAGGAGGTTCACACACGTGCACGCGAGTACGCTGAGAAGAAGGCAGCAGATCGAGTTGCTAAGCGCCATAATGAGTTATACTGTCCAGAAGTTGCAGTTGGTCAACATGTGTACTTACGGCATCGTCCCCTGGGACGGAACAAGATACAGGATGCCTGGGCACCCACAGCCTATAAGGTGATCGAGGTGCATGGAACAACCTACACTGTGGAGCCAGTGGGAGTTGGCCCGGCAAGACGAGTACATAGGTCTGACATTAGACCCTGTCCGGGACCAGTCCCAATGCCACGGAGAAAAATTAAATCAGTGGAAGAAGTACCTACCTCCATAAAAGGTATGCCTTCATTGGATGCAGAGTGTGTTGTTGTGGAGAACACCGGATTGCATGAAAGTGGCTCAGCAAATCCAGTACAGGAGGAGTCAGTGCAGAGTCAGCTGGACTTGGATCCAGATAGTGGTGCTATGGATGAGATGGAGGAAGCACAGGAGAGAAGTAAGGATCGAGTGATTAATGAAGTGAGCGCAATTGAAGAGCTTTCTCTGCCTAACCCTGAAAGAACTGGTACACCGATAAAAACGGTGAGTGCTAGACCAGTGCCAGTTCCCAGAAAGCCTAAGACAGAGAGTACTCATGTTGATGCACCTTGTCCATCACCACGCAGAACTCAGCGGTCAACTGCTGGTGTTCATGGTAATCCAAATAAATTGCCAAAGTCAGTTTGCAATGCTGTGAGCCTCAGCCCTGATATTCTGTCCAAGGTGTTAGCAGGTATACTCCTGTATACATCTGAGAAACTTCAAGAAGTAGATGATTAAGAGGGTTTGAAGTCATCGAGGACGTTGACAGTTGGCAGGGGAGAGTGTAACCGGGGTAATATTCAtttgaaatttaattaatttcccCAGTTATACAACCATATTTAGTTTTGTTCGTTTTGAAACGCTGCCCCTTTAAGAGTTCACGTACACACAAACGCGGAAAAAAAGCGGTGCACGTCAGATACAGAGAGCGCAGTGTGAAGCAGTTATAGACAGGGAGAGAGAAAGTGGATACAACTGTTAAAGAGAGAAAGTTCGCAGTTTTGTGTTAACTTGGGAGCAGGTAGCAGATGCAGGTGGTGTGAGTTTGTTTATCTGCTGGCTTAATTTGCTGCTCAGCCGATCATTGTTCCTGCATGTGAGAAATCTCGGTGAGGAAGGAGAATTCAGAGCACGCGAGTGGAGATTGAGCGTGAGTTaacttaataaatgttttaagagTTTGATAATGTTCCAAAATGTTTGATGATGCTGTTTATTCTCTATATAAGCTGTACATACAGTAATTGTTATTCCTTATGCTGTGTTAGAGGGGAGAAGAGCAGTACACAAGATCACACAGGTGCTAACTGCTAATCGCACGTGTGCTTCAGAGAATCAGAACGAGTGAGTttgctcattttattttcatggaGTGTGATTATGCGTAAGACATGAAAGTTTTGTtctcagtgtaaaatgtaaacttATGTGTGGGTCCTGAACAcattaatttatgtaaaaaatgccTTTTCATGTGAATTATCATATGTGTAATGTGTTGTATGTAGTGGAATGTGCTGATTGCTCatttactgttttttgtttgctttattagGCACAAATAAGCCACTGCCGTTGTTTTGCACAcattaaatagtttaataacgTGGTTTTGAACTACTTTAAGTCACATGGGGATTTTGATCTGGATGTTTTGAATACTGTCAAAGAATTTATTCTTAtagttatatatacatttatttttcctgttgctgacctatttttattttgccaTAAAGCCAACTTTGTTTATTGATTGGACCTGTTTTAAAGCTTGCTGCTTATCTCCCAAACAAAGTAAGTTAATGCTGTGTCTCCTTGAGGCTCAGTCCAGAATAAAAGAATCCATTTTTCTTATAGATGTTTTGGCTGTGTTATTTCCCTGATAAAAGTAGGGTGTTGTTGGCcacatatatttaaaatgcatgcaattgttgtttaaagcaaaaagaatgatgcattttattgttttaggcagtttttatcactttgtgatttcgGTCTGGAAATTTCTTATTACAgaataaggagcaaaaatacagcttcagaggttaaattcaagcaattttctgtctccctcaataaagtttgcttttcacttgaaacttgctaaaatatgtttaaaatgcatgcaattgttgtttaaagcaaaaagaatgatgcatttcattgttttattcagtttttatcactttgtgattttggtctggaaaactcatattacagcctgaaaaggaagaatacagcttcagaggtcaaattcaagcaattttctgtctccctcaataaagcttgcttttcacttgaaacttgctaaaacatgtttaaaatgcatgcaattgttgtttaaagcaaaaagaatgatgcatttcattgttttaggcagtttttatcaatTTGTGATTTTAGCCCGGAAAGCTCAttttacagcctgagaagcaagaatacagcttcagaggtcaaattcaagcaattttctgtctccctcaataaagcttgcttttcaattgaaacttgttaaaatatgtttaaaatgcatgtaagCGTCGTTTAAAGagaaaagaatgatgcatttcattgttttgggcagtttttatcacttttgttattttagccTGGAAAACTTAtgttacagcctgaggagcaagaatacagctacagagatcaaaactaagcaattttctgtctctctcaataaagcttgcttttcacttgaaactgtttgaaatatgtttaaaatgcatgcaattgttgtttaaagcaaaaataatgatgcatttcattgttttaggcagtttttatcactgtgttattttggcctggaaaactcatgttacagcctgaggagcaagaatacagctacAGAGGTAAAAACTAGgcaattttctgtctccttcAACAAAGCTtgtttttcacttgaaacttgctaaaatatgtgtcaaatgcATGCAATTGCGGTTTAAAGCagaaagaatgatgcatttcattgttttaggcagtttttatcactttgtgattttagcCTGGAAACCTCATTTTACAGCaggaggagcaagaatacagcttcagaggtcaaattcaagcaattttctgtctccctcaataaagcttgtttTTAACTTGAAActtctaaaatatgtttaaaatgcatgcaattgttgtttaaagcaaaaagaatgatgcatttcactgttttaggcagtttttatcactttgtgatttcgGTCTGGAAATTTCTTATTACAGAAtgagcaaaaatacagcttcagaggtcaaattcaagcaattttctgtctccctcaaaagagtttgcttttcacttgaaacttgctaaaaatgtttaaaatgcatgcaattgttgtttaaagcaaaaagaatgatgcatttcattgttttattcagtttttatcactttgtgattttggtctggaaaactcatattacagcctaaaaaggaagaatacagcttcagaggtcaaattcaagcaattttctgtctccctcaataaagcttgcttttcacttgaaacttgctagaacatgtttaaaatgcatgcaattgttacttaaagcaaaaagaatgatgcatttcattgttttaggcagtttttatcactgtgATTTTGGCCcggaaagctcatattacagcctaagGAGCAAGAacacagcttcagaggtcaaattcaggCAAATTTCTGGcttcctcaataaagcttgcttttcacttgaaacttgctaaaatatgtttaaaatgcatgcaattgtttttCAAAGCAAGAAGaacgatgcatttcattgttttaggcagtttttatcagtttgtgattttggcctggaaagcatATATTACAGCctaaaaagcaagaatacagctttagaggtcaaattcaagcaatttctgTCTCCcataataaagcttgctttttacttgaaactgtttgaaatatgtttaaaatgcatgc encodes the following:
- the LOC130216316 gene encoding uncharacterized protein LOC130216316; amino-acid sequence: MSEKEPAWLSVHKERLQEVHTRAREYAEKKAADRVAKRHNELYCPEVAVGQHVYLRHRPLGRNKIQDAWAPTAYKVIEVHGTTYTVEPVGVGPARRVHRSDIRPCPGPVPMPRRKIKSVEEVPTSIKGMPSLDAECVVVENTGLHESGSANPVQEESVQSQLDLDPDSGAMDEMEEAQERSKDRVINEVSAIEELSLPNPERTGTPIKTVSARPVPVPRKPKTESTHVDAPCPSPRRTQRSTAGVHGNPNKLPKSVCNAVSLSPDILSKVLAGILLYTSEKLQEVDD